Proteins encoded together in one Micromonospora kangleipakensis window:
- a CDS encoding SDR family NAD(P)-dependent oxidoreductase, whose translation MDLELAGKKALVTGGTRGVGRGIVLALARHGVDVLTCYRQEGEAVTSLERELKEIGGEHHLIRADLADPEQVGALMAEARSRFGRLDLVVNNAGAISHVPYEQLTLAQWQQVIDTNLTAVHLVTQAAIPMMTAGGSVVSIGSKSSEVGIPLRAHYTATKAALRGLTRSLAKEYGAKGLRFNVLALGVIRTEAMDAMPAEQRAMLTKRYQDKTALGRLGEPDEVAAAVLWLASDLSRYVTGATVHVDGGIS comes from the coding sequence ATGGATCTGGAACTGGCCGGAAAGAAGGCACTGGTCACCGGGGGCACCCGGGGCGTGGGGCGGGGCATCGTCCTGGCCCTGGCCCGGCACGGTGTCGACGTGCTGACCTGCTACCGGCAGGAGGGCGAGGCGGTCACCTCGCTGGAACGCGAGCTCAAGGAGATCGGCGGCGAGCACCACCTGATCCGCGCCGACCTGGCCGACCCGGAGCAGGTCGGCGCGCTGATGGCCGAGGCGCGCAGCCGGTTCGGCCGGCTCGACCTGGTGGTCAACAACGCCGGCGCGATCAGCCACGTGCCGTACGAGCAGCTCACCCTGGCCCAGTGGCAGCAGGTGATCGACACCAACCTGACCGCGGTGCACCTGGTCACCCAGGCGGCGATCCCGATGATGACGGCCGGCGGCTCGGTGGTGAGCATCGGCTCGAAGTCCTCCGAGGTGGGCATCCCGCTGCGGGCCCACTACACGGCCACCAAGGCGGCGCTGCGCGGCCTGACCCGCTCGCTGGCGAAGGAGTACGGGGCGAAGGGGCTGCGCTTCAACGTGCTCGCCCTCGGGGTCATCCGCACCGAGGCGATGGACGCCATGCCGGCGGAGCAGCGCGCCATGCTGACGAAGCGCTACCAGGACAAGACGGCGCTGGGCCGGCTCGGCGAGCCGGACGAGGTGGCCGCCGCCGTGCTCTGGCTGGCCAGCGACCTGTCCCGGTACGTCACCGGCGCCACCGTGCACGTCGACGGGGGGATCTCCTGA
- a CDS encoding multicopper oxidase family protein, producing MFEPSIPAYDDNFNYDFLVALVLLGYWAAVARRLHRLPHARTAARLRRSSRRLALAAVVGALLVPARLVTSLVLYGYGWHFAADRLLIGVPLVALPVLATLLVTVPALRRLGRPSPEDAAEADAPPASPAAAAAPRVSFPARAVAVGGLVSFVMILFAPAPPLLVPALVSYGGVALVLVVIWRRHANRVRDGVVRPLPRGAARVRRVAVGTAAVLVLVGGYAGWDWQTSKLPDDYRMTEQAMTYGKGPGPVDHSAHSHGVGLPDRPLTRFTGPAGKPDKRFTLIATDAKLTLSSGTTVDAIAFNGQIPGPELRVRQGDLVEVTLVNRTADTPTTVHWHGLDVPNAEDGVAGLTQNAVPPGGSHVYRWRAEQVGTYWYHSHQASSTQVRRGLFGPLVIDPAQPGPAGVREFVVAAHVFDTDKGDTSTLNAADTLRREAVAPGTPVRIRLINADNFRKYFTLAGTPFKVTAVDGGAVNAPTDLYRTKLMLGGGGRYDLEFTMPSAPVRLTDLAAVGAGLLLSPDGQGELAPLTDGPEFDATRYGSPAATPFGPESHFDRSFDLVLDNRPGFYDGQPYYLWTINGHVSPHVPMLMVREGELVKVTISNRSFLEHPMHLHGHHVLVLSRNGHRATGSPLWLDTVTVLSGESYELAFRADNPGLWMDHCHNLQHAAMGMTMHLGYEGISTPFHAGRATGNLAE from the coding sequence GTGTTCGAGCCGTCGATCCCCGCGTACGACGACAACTTCAACTACGACTTCCTGGTCGCCCTCGTGCTGCTCGGCTACTGGGCCGCGGTCGCCCGGCGGCTGCACCGGCTGCCGCACGCGCGTACCGCCGCGCGGCTGCGCCGGTCGAGCCGGCGACTGGCGCTCGCCGCCGTCGTCGGGGCGCTGCTCGTGCCGGCCCGGCTGGTCACCTCGCTGGTGCTCTACGGGTACGGCTGGCACTTCGCCGCCGACCGGCTGCTGATCGGCGTACCCCTGGTGGCGCTGCCGGTGCTGGCCACCCTCCTGGTCACCGTGCCGGCGCTGCGCCGGCTCGGCCGACCGTCGCCGGAGGACGCGGCGGAGGCGGACGCGCCGCCGGCGTCCCCCGCCGCGGCGGCCGCGCCGCGGGTGTCGTTCCCGGCCCGCGCGGTCGCCGTGGGCGGGCTGGTCTCCTTCGTCATGATCCTCTTCGCGCCGGCCCCGCCGCTGCTGGTGCCGGCGCTCGTCAGCTACGGCGGCGTGGCCCTGGTCCTGGTGGTGATCTGGCGCCGGCACGCCAACCGGGTGCGTGACGGGGTGGTGCGACCGCTGCCGCGCGGCGCGGCCCGGGTGCGGCGGGTCGCGGTCGGCACCGCGGCCGTCCTCGTCCTGGTCGGCGGCTACGCCGGCTGGGACTGGCAGACCAGCAAGCTGCCCGACGACTACCGCATGACGGAGCAAGCGATGACCTATGGCAAAGGCCCTGGACCGGTGGACCACTCGGCGCACTCGCACGGCGTCGGACTGCCGGACCGCCCGCTGACCCGGTTCACCGGCCCGGCGGGCAAGCCCGACAAGCGATTCACCCTGATCGCCACGGACGCCAAGTTGACGCTCAGCTCCGGCACCACCGTCGACGCGATCGCCTTCAACGGCCAGATCCCCGGCCCCGAGCTGCGGGTCCGGCAGGGCGACCTGGTCGAGGTGACACTGGTCAACCGGACCGCGGACACGCCGACCACGGTGCACTGGCACGGGCTGGACGTGCCCAACGCCGAGGACGGCGTCGCCGGCCTCACTCAGAACGCCGTGCCGCCGGGTGGCAGCCACGTCTACCGGTGGCGCGCCGAGCAGGTCGGCACGTACTGGTACCACTCGCACCAGGCGTCCTCGACCCAGGTGCGGCGCGGGCTGTTCGGTCCCCTGGTCATCGACCCGGCGCAGCCGGGCCCCGCCGGGGTGCGCGAGTTCGTGGTCGCCGCGCACGTCTTCGACACCGACAAGGGCGACACCAGCACCCTCAACGCCGCTGACACGCTCCGGCGGGAGGCGGTCGCCCCCGGCACGCCGGTCCGGATCCGGCTGATCAACGCGGACAACTTCCGCAAGTACTTCACCCTCGCCGGCACGCCGTTCAAGGTCACCGCGGTCGACGGTGGCGCCGTCAACGCCCCCACCGACCTGTACCGGACCAAGCTCATGCTCGGCGGCGGCGGCCGGTACGACCTCGAGTTCACCATGCCGTCCGCGCCGGTCCGCCTGACCGACCTGGCGGCGGTCGGCGCCGGCCTGCTGCTCAGCCCGGACGGGCAGGGCGAGCTGGCGCCGCTGACCGACGGGCCGGAGTTCGACGCGACCCGGTACGGCAGCCCGGCCGCCACCCCGTTCGGGCCGGAGAGCCACTTCGACCGCAGCTTCGACCTGGTGCTCGACAACCGGCCGGGGTTCTACGACGGCCAGCCCTACTACCTGTGGACCATCAACGGGCACGTCTCGCCGCACGTGCCGATGCTCATGGTGCGGGAGGGCGAACTGGTCAAGGTGACCATCAGCAACCGAAGCTTCCTGGAACACCCGATGCACCTGCACGGTCACCACGTCCTGGTGCTGAGCCGCAACGGCCACCGGGCCACCGGCAGCCCGCTCTGGCTCGACACCGTCACCGTGCTCTCCGGCGAGTCCTACGAGCTGGCCTTCCGGGCCGACAACCCGGGACTGTGGATGGACCACTGCCACAACCTCCAGCACGCGGCGATGGGCATGACCATGCACCTCGGCTACGAGGGGATCAGCACCCCGTTCCACGCCGGCCGGGCCACCGGCAACCTCGCCGAGTAG
- a CDS encoding SRPBCC family protein, translating to MAGHTDNAVVIDAPLELVWELTNDIESWPRLFSEYAEATVLDRRPDGSVLFRLSLHPDENGKVWSWVSARAADRETWTVRSHRVETGVFKYMSLFWEYTPVEGGVRLRWVQDFEMKPGAPLDDAGMQERLNRNTAVQQQLIKEKVEAAARRGVPVS from the coding sequence ATGGCCGGGCACACCGACAACGCGGTGGTCATCGACGCCCCGCTGGAGCTGGTCTGGGAGCTGACCAACGACATCGAGTCGTGGCCGCGGCTGTTCAGCGAGTACGCCGAGGCGACCGTGCTGGACCGCCGGCCGGACGGCTCCGTGCTGTTCCGGCTCTCCCTGCACCCGGACGAGAACGGCAAGGTCTGGTCCTGGGTCTCGGCCCGGGCGGCCGACCGGGAGACCTGGACGGTCCGCTCGCACCGGGTGGAGACCGGGGTCTTCAAGTACATGTCGCTGTTCTGGGAGTACACGCCGGTCGAGGGCGGGGTGCGGCTGCGCTGGGTGCAGGACTTCGAGATGAAGCCCGGCGCCCCGCTCGACGACGCCGGGATGCAGGAGCGGCTCAACCGCAACACCGCCGTCCAGCAGCAGCTGATCAAGGAGAAGGTCGAGGCCGCCGCCCGTCGGGGCGTACCGGTCAGCTGA
- the asnB gene encoding asparagine synthase (glutamine-hydrolyzing), protein MCGIAGLVDFERTLPTDRSPVTAMSGTLACRGPDADGLWTAPHAHLAHRRLAVIDLAASTQPMTAHADGRELAVLSYNGELYNYRQLRAELAGRGHRFHTDGDTEVVLRAYLEWGEDVGTHLNGIFAFAVWDVRAERLVLVRDQLGVKPLFYHRTPDRQVLFASEIKAILATGLLEARADTDNLREILTQVWTPGRTVFAGVAEVRPGHVVTVDATGVRHRCYWRLASRPHTDDLPTTVDTIRGKLEQVVDAQLVADVPVGSLLSGGLDSSVMTALAAQARARRGAEPIQTFSVTFTRYTERFRADEVRDTPDAPFARMVAEHVGSRHTPVVITPERLADPEIRRRTIAAQDRPTPLGDMDASLWVLFDQVRRHATVALCGEAADEVFGGYHWAWVPELIHREAFPWIAFYQHFCEGPGLGSGLFDPGLLKLLDLETYSVDRYREALAEVPQLPGETGTEKRMREITHLHLSRWLQHLLTRDDRLSMSVGLEVRVPYTDPDLVEYVFNAPWAFKSHDGREKALLRAAGLDLLPGDVLDRQKSPFPVTQDPLYTRYLSESLREILDDPGQPAHALVDIAAARRLLDTPAKLANGPIAWVNRTHIEQVLTLNSWLDMYRVRLDLDD, encoded by the coding sequence ATGTGTGGCATCGCCGGTCTCGTCGACTTCGAACGCACCCTGCCCACCGACCGGTCACCGGTCACCGCGATGTCCGGCACCCTCGCCTGCCGCGGCCCGGACGCCGACGGCCTCTGGACCGCACCGCACGCCCACCTGGCCCACCGCCGGCTCGCGGTCATCGACCTGGCCGCCAGCACCCAGCCGATGACGGCCCACGCCGACGGCCGGGAACTCGCCGTGCTCAGCTACAACGGCGAGCTCTACAACTACCGGCAGCTGCGCGCGGAGCTGGCCGGCCGGGGACACCGGTTCCACACCGACGGCGACACCGAGGTGGTGCTCCGGGCCTACCTGGAGTGGGGTGAGGACGTCGGCACCCACCTCAACGGCATCTTCGCCTTCGCCGTCTGGGACGTCCGCGCGGAACGGCTGGTCCTGGTCCGCGACCAGCTCGGCGTCAAGCCGCTCTTCTACCACCGCACCCCGGACCGGCAGGTGCTCTTCGCCTCCGAGATCAAGGCGATCCTCGCCACCGGGCTGCTGGAGGCCCGCGCCGACACCGACAACCTGCGGGAGATCCTCACCCAGGTCTGGACCCCCGGCCGCACCGTCTTCGCCGGCGTGGCGGAGGTCCGCCCCGGACACGTGGTCACCGTGGACGCCACCGGGGTCCGGCACCGCTGCTACTGGCGGCTGGCCTCCCGGCCGCACACCGACGACCTGCCGACCACCGTGGACACCATCCGGGGCAAGCTGGAGCAGGTGGTCGACGCCCAGCTCGTCGCCGACGTACCCGTCGGCTCGCTGCTCTCCGGCGGCCTGGATTCCAGCGTGATGACCGCGCTCGCGGCGCAGGCCCGGGCCCGGCGCGGCGCCGAACCGATCCAGACCTTCTCGGTCACCTTCACCCGCTACACCGAGCGGTTCCGGGCCGACGAGGTCCGCGACACCCCGGACGCGCCGTTCGCCCGGATGGTCGCCGAGCACGTCGGCTCCCGGCACACCCCGGTGGTGATCACGCCGGAACGGCTCGCCGATCCCGAGATCCGCCGCCGCACCATCGCCGCCCAGGACCGCCCCACCCCGCTCGGCGACATGGACGCCTCGCTCTGGGTGCTCTTCGACCAGGTCCGCCGGCACGCCACCGTCGCGCTCTGCGGCGAGGCCGCCGACGAGGTCTTCGGCGGCTACCACTGGGCCTGGGTGCCGGAGCTGATCCACCGGGAGGCTTTCCCGTGGATCGCCTTCTACCAGCACTTCTGCGAGGGGCCGGGGCTCGGCAGCGGGCTCTTCGACCCGGGGCTGCTCAAGCTGCTGGACCTGGAGACCTACAGCGTCGACCGGTACCGGGAGGCGCTGGCCGAGGTGCCGCAGCTGCCCGGGGAGACCGGCACCGAGAAGCGGATGCGGGAGATCACCCACCTGCACCTGTCCCGCTGGCTGCAGCACCTGCTCACCCGGGACGACCGGCTGAGCATGTCGGTCGGGCTGGAGGTACGCGTCCCGTACACCGACCCCGACCTGGTGGAGTACGTCTTCAACGCGCCGTGGGCGTTCAAGAGCCACGACGGCCGGGAGAAGGCGCTGCTGCGCGCGGCCGGGCTGGACCTGCTCCCCGGCGACGTGCTGGACCGGCAGAAGAGCCCGTTCCCGGTCACCCAGGACCCGCTCTACACCCGCTACCTGAGCGAGTCGCTGCGGGAGATCCTGGACGACCCCGGCCAGCCGGCGCACGCCCTGGTCGACATCGCCGCCGCGCGGCGGCTGCTGGACACCCCGGCCAAGTTGGCGAACGGCCCGATCGCCTGGGTCAACCGCACCCACATCGAGCAGGTGCTGACCCTCAACTCCTGGCTCGACATGTACCGGGTCCGCCTCGACCTGGACGACTGA
- a CDS encoding antibiotic biosynthesis monooxygenase family protein encodes MAEGPFRVMLRMQIKPGMQEEFERVWLEVGDSVTSHPANLGQWLSRDEEEGVYWIVSDWVDEPRFREFEHSDRHLEHRTRLHPYRSGGSMTTMRVVAHLPGAASAGSHGEWVGVR; translated from the coding sequence ATGGCCGAGGGACCCTTCCGGGTGATGCTGCGGATGCAGATCAAGCCCGGCATGCAGGAGGAGTTCGAGCGGGTCTGGCTGGAGGTCGGCGACTCCGTCACCAGCCACCCGGCGAACCTGGGGCAGTGGCTCTCCCGCGACGAGGAGGAGGGCGTCTACTGGATCGTCAGCGACTGGGTGGACGAGCCCCGGTTCCGCGAGTTCGAGCACAGCGACCGGCACCTGGAGCATCGGACCAGGCTGCACCCGTACCGCTCGGGCGGCTCGATGACCACCATGCGGGTGGTCGCCCACCTGCCCGGTGCGGCGAGCGCCGGGAGCCACGGGGAATGGGTCGGCGTCCGGTGA
- the accA gene encoding acetyl-CoA carboxylase carboxyltransferase subunit alpha/beta, whose protein sequence is MTSTVPAPVRGATAAPAVPATPADAEWLTCGGCRVLLYRKRFDRLLGVCPECGWHSRLSVDERLRSLLDPGSVRPVTPAESVHDPLGFTDLVDYPGRLSRARESTGLADAVRVVRGRIQGHPVVAAVMDFRFLGGSLGVAAGEAVTAAAEAALADSCALLIVTASGGARMQEGALALMQMAKTGNALRALDEAGLLTVTLVTDPTYGGVAASFATLTDVIIAEPGARMGFAGPRVIAQTIRQELPPGFQTAEFLLERGLVDGVRARGELPWVLGQLLAAAAPAPADWGGEVVDAVLRDPATLVRRPPAEVVRLARHLDRPTLTDHLTEWLDGFVELRGARDGAGDCRAVVGGLGVLDGLPVMVIGHQKGHSTEELVRHSFGMPSPAGYRKAARLMRLAAKLRVPVVTLVDTAGAHPGLAAEEQGQAVAIAESIALMGSLPVPVVTVITGEGGSGGALALAVADRVLLTENGTYSVISPEGCAAILWRSPERAGDAAAALGVDAGSLLRLGVVDGVVPEPPGGAHLDPARASRLVRDAVVVALRELRASDGPALVAARRGRFRRFGLTNDRRP, encoded by the coding sequence ATGACCAGTACGGTTCCTGCGCCGGTGCGGGGCGCCACCGCCGCGCCGGCGGTCCCGGCCACCCCGGCCGACGCGGAGTGGCTGACCTGCGGTGGCTGCCGGGTGCTGCTGTACCGCAAGCGGTTCGACCGGCTGCTGGGGGTGTGCCCGGAGTGCGGGTGGCACAGCCGGCTGTCCGTCGACGAGCGGCTGCGGAGCCTGCTCGATCCCGGCTCGGTGCGCCCGGTGACGCCGGCGGAGTCGGTGCACGACCCGCTGGGCTTCACCGACCTGGTCGACTACCCGGGCCGGCTGTCCCGGGCCCGGGAGAGCACCGGCCTCGCCGACGCGGTCCGGGTGGTCCGGGGCCGGATCCAGGGCCACCCGGTGGTGGCGGCGGTGATGGACTTCCGCTTCCTCGGCGGCAGCCTGGGGGTGGCCGCCGGGGAGGCGGTGACCGCCGCCGCGGAGGCGGCCCTGGCCGACTCCTGCGCGCTGCTGATCGTCACCGCCTCCGGCGGGGCCCGGATGCAGGAGGGCGCCCTGGCGCTGATGCAGATGGCCAAGACCGGCAACGCGCTGCGCGCCCTGGACGAGGCGGGGCTGCTCACCGTCACCCTGGTGACCGACCCGACGTACGGCGGGGTCGCGGCCTCGTTCGCCACGCTGACCGACGTCATCATCGCCGAGCCCGGCGCCCGGATGGGCTTCGCCGGCCCCCGGGTCATCGCCCAGACCATCCGCCAGGAGCTGCCCCCGGGCTTCCAGACCGCGGAGTTCCTGCTGGAGCGGGGCCTGGTCGACGGGGTACGCGCCCGGGGCGAGCTGCCCTGGGTGCTGGGCCAGCTGCTGGCGGCGGCCGCCCCGGCGCCCGCGGACTGGGGCGGCGAGGTGGTGGACGCCGTGCTGCGGGACCCGGCCACCCTGGTCCGCCGGCCGCCGGCCGAGGTGGTCCGGCTGGCCCGGCACCTCGACCGGCCCACCCTCACCGACCACCTCACCGAGTGGCTGGACGGCTTCGTCGAGCTGCGTGGCGCCCGCGACGGCGCGGGGGACTGCCGGGCCGTGGTGGGTGGCCTGGGCGTGCTGGACGGGCTGCCGGTGATGGTGATCGGGCACCAGAAGGGGCACAGCACCGAGGAGTTGGTGCGGCACTCCTTCGGAATGCCCTCGCCCGCCGGCTACCGCAAGGCCGCCCGGCTGATGCGGCTCGCCGCGAAGCTGCGGGTGCCGGTCGTGACGCTGGTCGACACCGCCGGGGCCCACCCCGGGCTGGCGGCGGAGGAGCAGGGCCAGGCGGTCGCCATCGCGGAGTCCATCGCGCTGATGGGCAGCCTGCCGGTGCCGGTGGTCACGGTGATCACCGGCGAGGGCGGCAGCGGCGGCGCGCTGGCGTTGGCCGTGGCCGACCGGGTGCTGCTGACCGAGAACGGCACGTACTCGGTGATCAGCCCGGAGGGTTGCGCGGCGATCCTCTGGCGCAGCCCGGAGCGGGCGGGCGACGCGGCGGCCGCGCTGGGCGTGGACGCCGGGTCCCTGCTGCGGCTCGGCGTGGTCGACGGGGTGGTGCCGGAACCGCCGGGCGGCGCCCACCTCGACCCGGCGCGCGCGTCCCGGCTGGTCCGCGACGCCGTGGTCGTCGCCCTGCGCGAGCTGCGGGCCAGTGACGGACCGGCCCTGGTCGCGGCGCGGCGGGGCCGGTTCCGGCGGTTCGGTCTGACCAACGATAGGAGGCCCTGA
- a CDS encoding MFS transporter, producing the protein MTDNNAQARVGTRPAAPPDRRRWMVLVILLVATFMDLLDVTIVAIAVPSIQQDISATYTAAQWVLAGYSLAFALLLITGGRLGDIIGRKRMFLLGMAGFTVASALCGLAPNPELLIASRVLQGAMAAMMVPQVISSIQVMFSPKERVAAFSVYGGVAGLATVSGPLLGGLLIKADIFDLGWRAIFLINVPIGLAALVGALVLMKELRTPHALRLDLTGVGIITVTMLLLVYPLMQGREKDWPTWIFAMMAASAVGLVVFAAHQRRRSGHGGSPLVPMELFKEKAFVGGLLVNLVFFAGIVSFFLVFIIYLQAGLDKSVLAAAMANLPWSVGIALASGASFQLAPKLGRTVLHIGTGLMTASMVAIILTIQFVGTDVSVWHFVPSMFVGGVGMGLVAPLLVDAVISGVPHHEAGSASGVLSAVQQVGGALGIALIGVIFFGLLGDRAQGVAEANTAPIRAALQSAGAPVDAQRQAVDGFVRCFMDRSAEEDPTAVPVSCRDTDQAAPAAVTRAYTDAATDARRELFSDAMKLTAWYNAGVFLLAFLLVFGLPRRINVHAEAEAGLDEDAPAEPVDSTRVH; encoded by the coding sequence ATGACCGACAACAACGCCCAAGCCCGGGTCGGCACGCGGCCCGCGGCGCCGCCCGACCGTCGGCGCTGGATGGTGCTGGTCATCCTGCTCGTCGCGACCTTCATGGACCTGCTGGACGTGACGATCGTGGCGATCGCCGTGCCGTCGATCCAGCAGGACATCAGCGCCACGTACACCGCCGCGCAGTGGGTGCTCGCGGGCTACTCGCTCGCCTTCGCGCTGCTGCTGATCACCGGCGGGCGGCTCGGCGACATCATCGGCCGGAAGCGGATGTTCCTGCTCGGCATGGCCGGCTTCACGGTCGCGTCGGCGCTCTGCGGGCTGGCCCCCAACCCGGAGCTGCTCATCGCCTCGCGGGTGCTGCAGGGCGCCATGGCGGCCATGATGGTGCCGCAGGTCATCTCCTCGATCCAGGTGATGTTCTCGCCGAAGGAGCGGGTCGCCGCGTTCAGCGTCTACGGCGGCGTCGCCGGCCTCGCCACGGTCAGCGGGCCGCTGCTGGGCGGCCTGCTGATCAAGGCGGACATCTTCGACCTCGGCTGGCGGGCGATCTTCCTGATCAACGTTCCGATCGGTCTCGCCGCGCTCGTCGGCGCGCTGGTGCTGATGAAGGAGCTGCGCACCCCGCACGCGCTGCGGCTGGATCTCACCGGGGTCGGCATCATCACCGTGACCATGCTGCTGCTGGTCTACCCGCTCATGCAGGGCCGGGAGAAGGACTGGCCGACCTGGATCTTCGCCATGATGGCCGCCTCCGCGGTCGGCCTGGTGGTCTTCGCCGCCCACCAGCGGCGGCGGTCCGGCCACGGTGGCTCGCCGCTGGTGCCGATGGAGCTGTTCAAGGAGAAGGCGTTCGTCGGCGGGCTCCTGGTGAACCTCGTGTTCTTCGCCGGAATTGTCTCCTTCTTCCTGGTCTTCATCATCTACCTGCAGGCCGGCCTCGACAAGTCGGTGCTCGCCGCCGCGATGGCCAACCTGCCCTGGTCGGTCGGCATCGCGCTGGCCAGCGGCGCTTCGTTCCAGCTCGCCCCGAAGCTCGGCCGGACCGTGCTGCACATCGGCACCGGTCTGATGACCGCGTCGATGGTCGCCATCATCCTGACCATCCAGTTCGTCGGCACCGACGTCTCGGTCTGGCACTTCGTCCCCAGCATGTTCGTCGGCGGCGTCGGCATGGGGCTGGTCGCCCCGCTGCTGGTGGACGCCGTCATCTCCGGCGTCCCGCACCACGAGGCCGGCTCCGCCTCCGGCGTGCTCAGCGCCGTCCAGCAGGTCGGCGGCGCGCTGGGCATCGCGCTGATCGGCGTGATCTTTTTCGGGCTCCTCGGCGACCGGGCGCAGGGCGTCGCGGAGGCCAACACCGCGCCGATCCGCGCGGCGCTGCAGTCCGCCGGCGCACCGGTGGACGCCCAGCGGCAGGCGGTGGACGGCTTCGTCCGCTGCTTCATGGACCGGTCCGCGGAAGAGGACCCGACCGCCGTCCCGGTGAGTTGCCGGGACACCGACCAGGCGGCGCCGGCGGCGGTCACCCGCGCCTACACCGACGCCGCCACCGACGCCCGCCGGGAGCTGTTCAGCGACGCGATGAAGCTGACCGCCTGGTACAACGCCGGCGTCTTCCTCCTCGCCTTCCTGCTGGTGTTCGGGCTGCCCCGCCGGATCAACGTGCACGCCGAGGCCGAGGCCGGCCTCGACGAGGACGCGCCGGCCGAGCCGGTCGACTCCACGCGCGTCCACTAG
- a CDS encoding acyl carrier protein, with translation MTSFTLDDLRELLGSIAGVDESTDLSGDIADVPLADLGYDSLAMLELAGHVQRRYGVPIPDEAVERMTTPRSTVDYINAQFATVG, from the coding sequence ATGACGAGCTTCACCCTGGACGACCTTCGCGAGCTGCTGGGCAGCATCGCCGGGGTCGACGAGTCCACCGACCTGTCCGGCGACATCGCCGACGTGCCGCTGGCCGACCTGGGCTACGACTCACTGGCCATGTTGGAGCTGGCCGGCCACGTGCAGCGCCGCTACGGGGTGCCGATCCCGGACGAGGCGGTGGAGCGGATGACCACCCCGCGCAGCACCGTCGACTACATCAACGCGCAGTTCGCGACGGTGGGCTGA
- a CDS encoding ketosynthase chain-length factor: MSASDADVGAVVTGIGVTAPTGIGIHAHWQSVLDGKTGIGRITRFDPESYPVRYAGQVPGFAARERVPGRLIPQTDHWTHLALAAADDALGDAGVDPAGLPEYEMAVVTSSSSGGTEFGQHEMERLYRNGPSWVGAYQSIAWFYAATTGQVSIRHGMRGPCGVICAEQAGGLDALGQARRLARSGYRLVVSGGTDASLCPYGLTAQLATGRLSTVDDPTLAYLPFDAGASGYLPGEGGAILIVENGRHARERGAGEGYGSILGYAAGFDPPPGSGRPPALRRTITAALADARLAPDDVDVVFADAAGCPDLDAAESAAITAVFGRRGVPVTAPKTLTGRLYGGGAPLDVATALLAVRDGVVPHTVGVTRPDPDLDLVLGEPRELPLRRALVLARGHGGFTAAMVVGTSRRR, encoded by the coding sequence ATGAGCGCATCGGACGCCGACGTCGGCGCGGTCGTCACCGGCATCGGGGTCACCGCGCCGACCGGCATCGGGATCCACGCGCACTGGCAGTCGGTGCTGGACGGCAAGACCGGGATCGGCCGGATCACCCGCTTCGACCCGGAGAGCTACCCGGTCCGGTACGCCGGGCAGGTCCCCGGCTTCGCCGCGCGGGAGCGGGTGCCCGGCCGGTTGATCCCGCAGACGGACCACTGGACGCACCTGGCGCTGGCCGCCGCCGACGACGCCCTGGGCGACGCCGGCGTCGACCCGGCCGGGCTGCCGGAGTACGAGATGGCGGTGGTCACTTCCAGCTCGTCCGGGGGCACCGAGTTCGGCCAGCACGAGATGGAGCGGCTGTACCGCAACGGCCCGTCCTGGGTCGGGGCGTACCAGTCGATCGCCTGGTTCTACGCGGCGACCACCGGTCAGGTCTCGATCCGGCACGGCATGCGCGGTCCCTGCGGGGTGATCTGCGCCGAGCAGGCCGGTGGGCTCGACGCCCTGGGCCAGGCGCGCCGGCTGGCCCGCTCCGGCTACCGGCTGGTGGTCAGCGGCGGCACCGACGCGTCGCTCTGCCCGTACGGGCTCACCGCGCAGCTCGCCACCGGCCGGCTCTCCACGGTGGACGACCCGACCCTGGCGTACCTGCCCTTCGACGCCGGGGCCAGCGGGTACCTGCCCGGCGAGGGCGGGGCGATCCTGATCGTGGAGAACGGCCGGCACGCCCGCGAGCGCGGCGCCGGTGAGGGCTACGGCAGCATCCTCGGCTACGCGGCCGGCTTCGACCCGCCGCCCGGCTCCGGGCGACCCCCGGCGCTGCGCCGGACCATCACCGCCGCGCTGGCCGACGCGCGGCTGGCGCCGGACGACGTCGACGTCGTGTTCGCCGACGCCGCCGGCTGCCCGGACCTGGACGCGGCCGAGTCCGCGGCGATCACCGCGGTGTTCGGCCGGCGCGGGGTGCCGGTCACCGCCCCGAAGACCCTCACCGGCCGGCTGTACGGCGGCGGCGCGCCGCTGGACGTCGCCACCGCGCTGCTCGCGGTCCGGGACGGGGTGGTCCCGCACACCGTCGGGGTGACCCGCCCCGACCCGGACCTGGACCTGGTCCTAGGTGAGCCCCGGGAGCTGCCGCTGCGGCGGGCCCTGGTGCTGGCCCGGGGCCACGGCGGCTTCACCGCCGCCATGGTGGTCGGGACCTCCCGCCGCCGTTGA